CGACCGGCCGCGCTCGAGCGTGCCGGCTACGACTTCGAGGACGAGGACGTGCGCGAGGTGCTGGCCGCCGCGCTGGCCTGACCGGTCGCCTCCGCGACCCGCCAGCTGCCGCCGCGGCGCACGAGGACCACCTCGCGCGTGGCCGGCCGCCCGACCGGCAGCGGCACCGACCCTGACGGACCGCCGACGGCCCGCGCCCCCACCACCCGGTCGGTGGTGCGCAGCACCAGCCGGCGCGGCGCGCGCGCCACCACCTGCAGGGCCAGCACCTGCGTGGTGAGGCCCTCGACCCTCAGGCCGCGCCCGGCGTAGCGGCGCAGCAGCGCGACGTCGGCCGCACCCGCGCGCGAGCCCGCGACGTAGAGGCGGCGCAGCGCGCCCGCGTCGCCGTCCGCCCAGGCCGCGGACCGCCGCTCGTCCCATGCGGCGAGCACGCCGGCGGGTCCCCGCACCGCCGCGGACACAGACCCCGTGTCCGTCGAGCCGGCGGCCGCGCCGGTCGTCGCCGCACCCTCCGGACGGGACCGGCTCCACCCCACGACGGCCGTGAGGACGAGGCAGGCACAGGCGAGCGCGGCCAGGGCGGGGATTAGGCGGCGTGGGTCCACCCCACCACCCTCGCCGATCCGGCGGCCGGACGTCGGCCGTCATCCACAGGGACGACGGGCGTAGGCTCGCCGACATGTCGCTGGACGTGAACGCGCTGGACTTCGAGGTCGCCGGGCTCGGCGACGACGCCGTCGACTACCTCGCCGCCTGGGACGTCCAGCGGCGCGTGCACGAGGAGGTCGTCGCCGGCACCCGCGGCGACACCGTCCTGCTCCTCGAGCACCCGCCAGTCTTCACCGCCGGCAAGCGCACCGACCCGCACGAGCGCCCGGCCGACCCGGGCGGCGCGCCCGTCATCGACGTCGACCGCGGCGGCAAGATCACCTTCCACGGCCCCGGCCAGCTCGTCGGCTACCCCATCGTCTCGCTGCCCGACCACGTCAAGGTCGTCGACTACGTCCGCCGCGTCGAGGAGGCCCTCATCGCGGTGTGCACCGACCTCGGCGTGACGACGGCACGCATCCCCGGGCGCAGCGGCGTCTGGCTGCGCGAGGACGACCGCGGCCCCGAGCGCAAGATCGCCGCGATCGGCATCCGGGTCAGCCGCGGCGTCACGATGCACGGCTTCGCACTCAACTGCGACGTCGACCTCGGGTGGTACGACCGATTCGTGCCGTGCGGCATCGCCGACGCCGGCGTCACCTCCCTGAGCCGCGAGCTCGGCCACGACGTGACCGTCCAGGACGTCCTGCCCAGCGTGCGGCAGCACCTCGCGACCTACCTCGCGTGGGGCCCCTACGACGCGACCCCGGACTACGACGCCCGCCCGGAGCCGGGCCGGGGTCCGCGGATCCAGCTGGTCACGCCGGGCGCCTGACGGACCGTCCCGGAGGCGGCCCCGGGCCTCGTTGACCCCGGCGCTCCCGCGGTGCCACGCTGGCAGTGCGGGGGTCACGATCCTGGAGGTCGTCATGGCCGGTCGCACCACCCCACGCCGCGTTCCCCGCGGCTACGACTCCGCTCCCCGTCGCGCCCCGCGCGGCGTCCGAGGCGGGCAGTACGTCGCCGACCCACCCGACGGCGACGTCGTGGTGTTCGTCATCGGCATGCGCATCAACCGGATCCGCAAGGTGCGCAGCTGGTGGCCGACCTTCGTCGGCATGCCGCAGATGCTGCGCGAGCTCGCGAAGGAGGACCGTGGGCTGCTGGGCGTCCAGTCGTACTGGTCCGGGCGGACGCTGCTGACCATCCAGTACTGGCGCAGCGCGGAGGAGCTCGGCGCCTACGCCCGCGACGCCTCGCTGTCGCACGCCCCGGCATGGGCGGCCTTCAACCGCGACGCGGCCGGTTCCGGCGACGTCGGGATCTTCCACGAGACCTACGTGGTGCCCACCGACCGCATCGAGAGCGTCTACGGCAACATGCCCGCGTACGGCCTCGCGGCTGCCGTCGGGTCCATCGGGCGCGGCGAGCGCTCCGCCCGCGGCACCGCCCACCAGCGGCTCTCGACGACCGAGCCCGACTACGTCGAGACCCCGGCCGGACCGGGGCGCTCGGAAGGGTGATCTCCGTGACCGCGACGCCTGCTTCGATGGCCGCATGAGCCGGACGTCCGTCAACCTGACCGTCAACGGGGACCCCCACGTGGTGGAGGTGGACACGCGGCGCTCGTTGCTCGACCTGCTGCGCGACGACCTCGGCCTCACCGGCACGCAGAAGGGCTGCGACCAGGGTGCGTGCGGCGCGTGCACCGTCCACCTCGACGGCCGGCGCCGGCTGTCCTGCCTGACCCTGGCCGTGCAGGCCGAGGGCCACGACGTCACGACCATCGAGGGGATCGGGTCCGCCGACGACCTGCACCCGGTCCAGCAGGCGTTCATCGACTGCGACGCGTTCCAGTGCGGCGCGTGCACCGCCGGGCAGGTGATGTCGGCGGTCGCGCTGCTCGACGAGGTCGAGCGGCCGGACGCCGAGGAGGTGCGCGAGCTGATGAGCGGCAACCTGTGCCGCTGCGGGGCCTACCCGCGCATCGTCGACGCCGTCCTCGCCGCTTCCCGTCAGGAGGCGTGAGCGTGCACCCCTTCACCTACGTCCGCGCCGACGACCTCGAGACCGCCGCGGCCGCCCTGACCTCCGACGCCGTCGCCCGTGCCGTCCAGAACCCCGACGACGTGGTGCTGCTCGCCGGCGGCACCACGCAGTACGACCTGATGCGCGACGGCGTGTGGTCACCCGGCACCCTCGTCGACATCAGCGGCCTCCCGCTGACCGACGTCGAGGTCGAGGGCGACCTGCTCGTCGTCGGCGCCGGCGTCACGATGGCCGACCTCGCGGCGCACGACGCCGTCGCCGGGCTCGACGTCCTGCGCGACTCGCTGCTGCTCGCCGCGTCGCCCCAGCTGCGGACGATGGCCACCGTCGGCGGCAACCTGCTCCAGCGCACCCGGTGCCGCTACTACCGCGACCCCGGGGTCGTGCAGTGCAACAA
This genomic interval from Nocardioides palaemonis contains the following:
- the lipB gene encoding lipoyl(octanoyl) transferase LipB, translating into MSLDVNALDFEVAGLGDDAVDYLAAWDVQRRVHEEVVAGTRGDTVLLLEHPPVFTAGKRTDPHERPADPGGAPVIDVDRGGKITFHGPGQLVGYPIVSLPDHVKVVDYVRRVEEALIAVCTDLGVTTARIPGRSGVWLREDDRGPERKIAAIGIRVSRGVTMHGFALNCDVDLGWYDRFVPCGIADAGVTSLSRELGHDVTVQDVLPSVRQHLATYLAWGPYDATPDYDARPEPGRGPRIQLVTPGA
- a CDS encoding DUF4188 domain-containing protein; the encoded protein is MAGRTTPRRVPRGYDSAPRRAPRGVRGGQYVADPPDGDVVVFVIGMRINRIRKVRSWWPTFVGMPQMLRELAKEDRGLLGVQSYWSGRTLLTIQYWRSAEELGAYARDASLSHAPAWAAFNRDAAGSGDVGIFHETYVVPTDRIESVYGNMPAYGLAAAVGSIGRGERSARGTAHQRLSTTEPDYVETPAGPGRSEG
- a CDS encoding (2Fe-2S)-binding protein: MSRTSVNLTVNGDPHVVEVDTRRSLLDLLRDDLGLTGTQKGCDQGACGACTVHLDGRRRLSCLTLAVQAEGHDVTTIEGIGSADDLHPVQQAFIDCDAFQCGACTAGQVMSAVALLDEVERPDAEEVRELMSGNLCRCGAYPRIVDAVLAASRQEA